Genomic segment of uncultured Desulfobacter sp.:
GGGTCTTTGCGCCCGATTACCGAGGCCACCAAACCGCGGGGACCAAATTCTTCGGCCAAAAGTGCTGCAGGCCCCGTGACACCCTGGATAGCGGAATAAGGACAATCGGCACTTTTCAAACCCTCTTCCACCTGGGTAAAAAACGCGTCGCTGTTCTTTTTGGTGTCGGTAAATTCAAGGACATCTGCATTATTGGGTTGCCAGATAAAGACATCCAGGGGCAGGCCGCTTTGGGTTATAAAATAAGAGAGCACAGGCATGAGCACCCCAAGGTCATGTTCCCGGGTCAGCACCAGAGTCATGGATTCCAAAGGGATCATATTTTTTACCAGGATGCTCGGCAAAGGCATTTTACGAAGCAGCTGGGACTTTACAGCCTGGTGAAAATCGGCTGTGCTGTCCGTTGCCAGCAATCCTTCCACAAAAAGGTCATAATTGCCGGTGTGGGCCTCCAAGAGGGTCTCTTCTGTTTTATCCCCGATGCGTACCTTGGGAATTCCCAGGGCTGGAAATTTTATATTTTCCATGTCGATCAGACTCTTGATCTTTTGCAGGCCGTCTTCTTCCAGTGCGGTTTCCCAGCTTCTTTGGACCCAGCCGGTACCGGGAAGCCGGCCTTTGGGACCGGGGTCTTCCACATGCACGGCAGAGAGCGCCATATCAAAATTACGTGCGGCATTGCAGGCGTATCTTAACGCAATGCTGGAGGCCAGGTCCTTGTCCAGGGTAATGAGGGTTCTTATCATGGTTAGTTAATTCTCCCGACAAACACTATTTGATATTATTTTCAGCCCGCTCTATAACGGCAAAAATTTCACCAAGCTTGAAAGGTTTTGCAAGGAAATCAAACACCCCTTTTTTAAAGGATTCTTTGGCCGTTTCCAGGGTGGCAAAGCCGGTGATCACAATCACCTGGGTGGCCGGGTGCTGTTTTTTGACCTCGGTGAAAAACTGCATGCCGTCAATGCCTTCCATTTTCAGGTCTGTAATGACGATATCAAAGGGGTTATGGGTTACGATTTCAAGGGCTTTAACGCTGTCACAACTGGTTTGAACCGCATACCCCTTTCTGTCCAGGGACGCCTTAAGGCGCTTGCATACAATGGGTTCATCGTCCAGAATAAAAATGCTTGTTGTTCTCTCTTTTTCCAATGGTGTTCTCCTTAAATACGACCTGAAATGCCAGGCCATATTGGGACAGGGTTAATTTGATCTTGAGCCTAATCTGATCTTGAGCTTAACGCCCAAAAATCATCCACATATTTTTTCACGTAGGTGTCATTGAGCATTTTAACATCCAGCTGCCGGGTAAACGCCACCAGTTCCCCCACAAGAATAAGGCTTTCTTCCATGCGCTCCCAGCTCATTTTCTTGGTTTTGGCCACCAGCAGGTCATTGTCCTGTTTCATTCTGAAATGCGCCTTTTCCAGCACCTGGGCCAGAAAACTCACCCGCCGGGTGCGACGTCCCGCATCGGTCACTCCGCCGAAAAACCGGAAATAGATATAGTTATCATTGGGGTTGGGCCCCATGTAGGCATCAATCATGTTGAAATGATACCCCAGGCGCAGGCTGATGTTGATATACTCCTTGGACATCACCACCAGGTTCTGGCCGATGGAGCCGGGCTGGGTCTGGTGGGGGGGCTGGGTTCTGGTCAGACTGGACATGAAACTTTTAAAATCAACGCTCATGGGCTCGCTGTTCCACATGCCTTTGCGGGTCAGACCCTTTAAAAAGGCATTCAGGGGCACAGAGGTAATCTGTTTGGGCAGCACCGCCCGGGTACCGGCACCGGGCGCAAGCCCTTCACCGATGTCGATGAGCATGAGATCCAGCGGGATATCCACCTTGAGTTTCTGGGCCCTGGAGCGCTCATGTTTCAGATCGTAATAATTGAGATTGATCAGTTCTTCCACCGCCTTTTCATGCACAAACCGGGTGATATCGTGAAAGGTCTGGCAAAACCGCGGGGAAAACCGTTTGTCCTCGGGGTCCACAAAGGTCAAAGGGGAAATCTTTTTCAATACCCGTTTCAGCAGACGATACTCATAGGTATCGGCAAAGTTGTCATCGGCAAAAACATAGTAACAAAGCGCCTTGGCAGAGCCGTCATACACCACCTTGCCCTCGGTATCCAGGGTGATCTCCTGCCCCTGTTTCAGCTTGGTTGTGGCAATGCCCGTATCCACCAAGGTGGGCACCCGGAACTCCCTGGCTATGGTGGCCATGTGGCCGGCCGGGGACCCGATATCGGTGATGATGCCTGCGGCATATTTGGCGATCATGGCAAACTTGGGCGATGCATGCCGGGTGACCAGGATGGCTCCCGGCGGAAAATCATCCAAATCCTGCCCGTCTTCATATAAAAACACCTTGCCGATGGCAATGCCGTCCTGGGCCACCATGCCCTTGCCGGAAAAGACGATGTCGTATTTTTCCTTGATCTTAGGAATATCGCACACCATCCGGCTCATCTCTTCCTTGATATTCAAGGGCCGGGACTGCAGAATCCAGATCTTTCCTGACGCATCGATGGAAAATTCAATGTCCTGGGGTGCCCTGAAGTAGCGCTCCACCATGATGCCGATGCCGGCCAGGCGGGCGACCTGCTCCTGGGTCAGGCAAGGCTTGGATTGCAGGGCGTCGGGCACCGTTTCCTGATCCACCCCGCCATGGGGCAGCGCCACCAGGCACTGTTTTTTCTCACCCACGGTCATATGCAAAATTTTGTGGGGGGTTTCCCTGTCCACATCATAGTTGTCAAAAACGGCCCGCCCCGAGACCAGGGGGGAACCAAGGCCTATGGCTGCATTAATCTTCATGCGGTTTTCTTCGGGGCGGACCGGATCTAAGGTATAAAGAACGCCGGACACCAATGGCGGCACCATCTCCAGGCACCCCACGGCCATGGCCATTTCGTGCTCTTCAAAACCGTTGGCATCCCGGTAGGCCATCGCCTCCCGTTTGTAGGCACTGCTCACCACGGTTTTATAGCTTTTAAAAAAATCATCGACGCAGGTGTTGATGCAGCTGGTATACTGGCCTGCAAAACTGTTTGTGCCGTCTTCACCCACGGCGCTGCTTCGAACGGCCAGACGCAACTTTTTTTTTGAGCCCCATCCGGCCAGTCTTCTCAGCGCCTTCTGGATCTCTTTTTTCATTCCCGGCGGTAGAGCCGCACCGTCAATGCCGGCTCTGATTTTTTCGGACGCTTCTTTTGCAGAGATCTGCTTCTCTTTCCACTGGGCGGTCAGGGATTCAATTTCCCGGTCCAGACCGTTGTATGCCAAAAACCAGTGAAAGGCCGAGGAGGTGACGGCAAATCCATCCGGCACATTGAGGCCCAGCACATTTTTAAGCTGGGCCAGGTTGGCGTTTTTGGCCCCCACCTGTTCTTCAAGATCTGCCGTAATAAAGGTATCGGCAATGGTGCACTGCCGGTCCGGCCGCAGGCTGGATTTGCCCTCAAGCATCTCCTGAATCCCGGAGTTGATGCGCCAGAAGGCGTCATCAAGCCCGGGGTATCGGTCCTGGACAATAAAATTAAAATGATGAATCAGTTTGTAGACAAGGGTTGCGATCTCCTGGCAACTGGTATGGATATAGTGGGTGTCAAAAATATAATCTCCCCCCAGCTTATCCCCCATGCCGGTCATCAGATCCAAAATCTGATTATTGGAATCCAGAAGCCGCCTGAAACTTGAAAACACTTCAAATATCGAACGTTCTTCTGCATGGAGCTTATTTTTGCCCCACAGGCGGCTTATGAATTTCGAGTCCCAAAACTTTGCCATGCGTATTAAAATCCTATTTAGAAATTATCTCAAAATAAATATTTTGAGATGCTTTCTAATGGCCTTCATTGCTGCCTTGAAATATTAAGCCTGTAAGCAGCCCCGCAGCCAGGGCGATGATTACCGACACAATACCATAGAGCAGGGGTTTTCCAAATGCCAGGGCAGACAGGAACTTGGGGAAACCGATTTCTTCGACGTTAACACTGGTCTCGGTCTTGGACGCAACAGCACCGTCTTTTACCGTAAAGACCTCCACCTGGTAACTGCCCGGTTTTAATCCTGACGGAACGGCGATCGTTGCAGAAAACGGTTTCATGTTGTCGGCCGGCGTCTGGTAGGTCACATTGCCGAATCCGGACGCATAGGCTCCGTGCTTGGATTTAAGTTTGACAAACTCGTTAAAAAGTGAGGATTTGTCTTCGGGGGCGGGTGTAATCTTTATCTGGTTTATCAAAGAGGATATCCCCAGGCCTAACCCTTTCCACTGGTCGGAGTCTTTGGTGAATGATTCGGGGGTTGCCACCATGAAAATATCCGGGCAGTGGTGAAAGGTTACGGTACCCATATTCATCCACAGGATGCCCATGGCTTTTCCCTTCTTTTTTAACGCCACGTCCTGTTCGCCGGATTTAAAGCGAACCACGGCGTCAGAATCTTCAGGGATCGTTCCCTCTACTTTAATATCAATGCCGTTAAAAGAGGCACCGATGTTAATGGCCGCAGGGGTCACCGTCACCGGGCCGGGTACAGCAGCTGACACAAGTGCCGGCAGACAGACAGTTAAGAGCAGCAAAAGACCTGTTAAGATTTTTTGATATGGTTTCATCTTAATGTCCTCCTGCAAATGCCAGTAAAATATCGGGGGTGATCAAAAGATCAAACAGCATCTTAAACATGACCACAAGCACCAGGCTTGCCAGAAGGATCTTGAGCTGTTCGCCCTTAAGTTTTTTGCTCACCTTGACACCGAGCTGGGCCCCTAAAGTGGAGCCTAAAAGCAGGATCAGCGCCAAAATAAAATCTACAGTATGATTGGTGGTGGACTGCATGATGGTAACATCAATACAGGTGAAAAGAATCTGGAAAAGACTGGTTCCCACCACCACATGCATGGGCATGCGAAGCAGATAAACCATGACCGGAACCATGAGGAAACCGCCGCCAACGCCCATGATGGCTGCAAGGATACCCACAAAGGTACCCAAAATCAGGGGCAGAAGAACGGACAACTCCACGCCGGACTTTTCAAACCGGATCTGGAAGGGCAGTTTTTTGACCAACTGCATATACATGGACTCTTTGCGGGGCTTTTCATTCAAACCAATGGTTTCAGATGCAGGCGCCTTGGATTGCCGCAAAGACTGCAAACTTTCGATGAACATATAAGATCCCACAAACCCGAGCATCAGGACATAGGTGACCTGGATCAGAAAGTCGGCATTGCCCAAGGCCCGTAAAATCTTAATCACATGAACGCCCAACGTGCCGCCGATGACCCCGCCCACAAGGAGTAGAATCCCCATTTTAAAATCCACATTGCCCAGGCGGTAATGGGCCAGGGTGCCCGAGGTGGAGGCCCCCACAATCTGGTTGGAGTCCGAAGCTGCTGCAATGGTCGGCGGAATGCCGATCATGATTAGAAGCGGGGTCATCAGAAAACCTCCGCCAACGCCGAAGATGCCGGAAAGCAGCCCCACAAAGCCCCCCATGGCAAACACCTCAAGGGTATTGATGCTAAGGCCTGCAATCGGCAGATACAAGTGCCACATTTTAAAATTTTCTCCTCTTTTGGGTTTATATTTGAGGCACCATTTACCACACCAGCAGTGCGTCTATTGAAGGTGCCAACACGTTTAAAATCTTCTAAAAAGCGTGGATAGCAAAATAAATGCCATCTGCCCAAAATCAGAGAAGGCTGAGCGAAACCCCTTTCCGGACAAGGGTTTCAAAAGTTTTTTTTGTGATATGGCCTAAAATTTTAAAGGGAATGTGACCGTCCGGCCTCCGGGAAAGGCGGCCGGACGAAAAGAATAATTCATTTTGAAACATGAACGCCCATGGCGGGTTCAAAAAAGGATGGCAGACACTATCAGTGCATACACAAACGGGATGTTTCAGATCGGAACATCAACCTGATTATCGGTGACAGCGGGAAGCAAGATGATAAAACAGGCCCCCTGCCCCTTTACACTTTCCACAGATATATGTCCGTCGTGCTTTTTGATAATGCCGTAGACAATACTCAGGCCCAGACCGGTCCCTTTGCCCACGGATTTGGTGGTGAAAAAGGGATCAAATATCTGGGCCAGGTTCTCAGGGGTGATGCCCTGGCCGGAGTCTTTAAACCGGATTCGTATTCTGCCGTCTTCCTGCACATCCGCGGCTATGAGAATATCGCCGCCTTCGGGCATGGCAGCCATGGCATTGGAAAACAGATTGATAAATACCTGCTCCAGGTTTTGCAGGTTTCCCCTGATGGCCGGAAGGGTCTCCGGAATTTCCGTGGTCAGACGAATCTTATTGACCATGAGCTGGTTTCTCACCAGCCCCAGGGTGGCGGAAATCACGTCGGACACACAGATCCGTGACATCGTGGTTCGATCGCTGCGTGAAAAATCCAGCAGATTTTTAACCACACTGCTTGCCCGGGAGGTCTGGGTAATGATGTCATGGATCATCTCCCGGGCTTCGGTGCCGGAAAACTCATCAAAACCTTCGAGCAGGCCGTCGGCAGTCAAAGAGATATTATTCAGCGGATTGTTGATTTCATGGGCGATGCCGGACGTAAAGGTACCGATGGAAGCAAGTTTTCTGGACTGGACCAGCTGCTCCTGCTTTTCATCCAACTCCCGGACCATCTGGTTAAAACCTGCGATGAGTTGTGAAATCTCATCGTGCTTGGGGGCGTATTCCTTGATGGTTTTAAACTGTCCTTTGGGGATGCTTTTGGTGGCCAGGGTCACCTGCTTTAAGCGTTTGAGCAGGCTTTTGGCTTCAAAAAAGAACAAAATGGCGACACAAAGAATAAAGCCGCCCACGGCGACAATGGAAAAGGTGACCATATTTTCAAGGGAGCGGTTGATCCGTTCGCGTTTTTTTACCAGAAGGCCTTCGCAAAAGGCCACCATATCACTGCCAAGGGATCGGATTTGCGTGACCTTTACTGTGTCCAGCTGATGCTTGCCCGTTCCGATAAGTGATTTGTATGTTTCAAACTTCTTTTTAAAGTCGCTGTACAGGTCAATGCCTGCAACCATGCCGATGGAATCTGAAAGATTTGTGATATCGCTTTGGGTGCGATGCAGGTACTCCTGAAGTTCCACAACGGTTTTGTCCTGGTACCCATAAAGAATGGTATTTTTTTCATACCGCCGGATTTCAAGAATATTGTCCAAAAGACCGTGAAACTGATCTAACACCACCATTTTATTTTTTAAAGCCATGATATTCAGGCCAAAGGCCATACTTAATACACTGACAAAAATAAGACTGGCGATAAAGCCTAATATAATTTTGGTTCGGATGGTAACGGGCATATAACTTTCCTCTTTTTAAAACAGGGTGACAGTAATTAGTGACTTTTCGTCCAATCACCGGGTTCCGTTCAGGCACCAATTAGAAATATCCTTAAATAAGCCTCAATTGTCACAGCATAAATCATACCATTAACCCTAACGTTGAAAAGCACAATATTATCAGGCTCTCGCCTATTTTTTTATCAAATTTTGTCTGCCGAATTGAAGCAGTTTTACAACATCATACTGGCATGCTTTATGCTGACATTTTGACGGTTTGTTTTTTTACATTAAAGGAGGCGTTATGCACACGTTGTTGATCGTTGTTTTTGTTCTGGCCTATTCGGCCATCGCCTTTGAGCATCCGCTCAGGGTAAACAAGTCGGCTTCTGCTCTGCTGGGTGCCGGCATCATGTGGACCATCTATGCTGTTACCACAGGCAACCACCACCTTGTGACCGAACAGCTCAATGAAAATCTTGCCGGTACGGCCCAGATCATCTTTTTTCTGCTCGGTGCCATGACCATTGTTGAGCTGGTAGATGCCCATGACGGCTTTGAAGTAATCACGTCCCGGATTACCACCACAAGCCAGAGTGTTCTAATCGTACTCATCGGTATTGTCACCTTTTTTCTTTCGGCCATGCTGGATAACCTGACCACCACCATTGTCATGGTGTCACTGACCAAAAAGTTGCTGGAGAAACATGACGACCGGCTGATCTTTGCAGGGGTTATTGTGATTGCCGCCAATGCCGGCGGGGCCTGGTCACCCATTGGCGATGTCACCACAACCATGCTCTGGATCGGCGGCCAGATCAGTTCAACGGGTGTGGTGCGATCGGTCTTTCTGGCATCGGTTGCCGATCTTATCATCCCTTTGATTGTTGTCAGCTTTATGCTGCGGGGAAAGACCGTGGGAGAAAAAAGCGAACAAAACGCAGTTAAAACAACCACCACGTTTGAACGCAACCTGATGTTCATTGTCGGGTTAGGTTCGCTGGTCATGGTGCCGGTGTTCAAGGAGACAACCCACTTACCGCCCTTTATGGGAGTTCTTTGCGGTCTTGGTGTGCTCTGGGTCGTGGGCGAAATTGTCCACAGACAAAAATCCGACGAAGACAAACAGCCGTTGACCATGGTGCATGCCCTGACCAAAATCGATATGGCATCCATTGTCTTTTTCATCGGGATTCTGCTGGCAGTGGCAACCCTTGAGGATTCACACATCCTGACCACCCTGGCGGCATGGCTTAATCGAACCATTGGCGAACAAAGCATTATCGTAGCCGTGATCGGTGTGATCAGCTCAATTATCGACAATGTGCCCCTGGTGGCCGCATCCATGGGAATGTATGACATCCATCAGTTTACCACGGACAATTTTTTGTGGACCTTTCTGGCATTCTGTGCCGGAACCGGCGGCTCTTTGCTGATCATTGGTTCAGCGGCAGGCGTTGCGGCCATGGGCCTGGAAAAAATCAATTTTTTCTGGTACGTGAAAAAAGTCAGCGGACTGGCCGTGCTTGGGTATATTGCAGGCATTCTGGTTTTTCTGGTTCAGGTTAGACTGCTCAATTAGTGCCCGGCAAAAATAGGTGTTTGGACGAAAAGTCGCGCTGATGCAACATGCAAACAAGTGACGTTTCGTCCAACAAAAATCGTTACAAATAACAGTTAAACATGTTAACCCCAAAATGCCACGCCAAAACTGAATCCTGGTAAAGACCCAGCTGAAAACACACCAAGTTTTGAACGGAAGCTATGTTTACACGCGGAACTTCTCCATGGCGGAATCCCCATTGACTGCCAAGATGGGGGCACCTAATTTGGACAAATTGGACCATCTCTCAAACAAAGGATGGAAAGCCTCCTGGTGAGTGCTTTCCATCCTCGGGGTGTCCCTATAATTTTTAAGGCGCATCAAAATTTTCGGGCAACATTTAAGATGTGTCACGCGGTTTTTATCTCTATCTGCCGGGGCTTTGCGGCTTCGGATTTGGGCAGATGCAGTTTCAGCACACCGTTTTTCAATTCCGCCTCGACCCTTTCAACATCAATGGTCTGGGGTACGGAAAAGCTTCTGACATATTCTACATCCGAAAACTCTTCATATGTTGCAGCCCCTTTTATTTCAAGTTTTCTGACACCGGATATGGACAGTGTCCCATTATCAATATCAACTGAAATATTCTCTTTTACCACCCCCGGCATGTCCGCGTGGAGAAGGATTTCATTTTCATTTTCATAAATATCTACGGTGGGCGTTACCCGATACAATTGACGCGTCTGCTCGACGTTTTTTTTGTTTTGTTTGGTGATCTCTTGCACTCTATCCATGGTAAACCTCCTTTTTAAGAAATTTATGAAAAAAGGCTTAATTGATGCTTATTTTCTTGGGTTTTGCGGCCTCGTGCTTGGGAAGCGTAAGATACAGCACGCCGTCTTTAAGCGTAGCTTCAGCTTTGGTTGAGTCAACATCGGCCGGCAATGTAAAACTTCTGGAAAAAGATCCGACCCTTCTTTCTGTTTTATGGGTTTTGTAGCCATCGGGCGCATCGGATCCTCTTTCACCGGTGATTTCAAGATAGTTTCCCTGGATCTTTACATTCAAGTCACCCTTTTCAAGGCCTGGGACTTCAGCCCTGATTTCAAAAGTATCACCGTGTTCATAAAGATTTGTCCTGGGGGCAGCGGATTCCAATTCCCATCTGTAACCGGATGGTTTTCCGTAATCGCCGTAAAGATTGTCCAGTTTTCTTTGAAGAAGATTCATGGTCCCGAACAATCTGTCGATATCGCTAATTCTTGTAAACATAATTCCTCCTCCTTACGTTTGGGTTGTTTTTTAAGTTGTTGCGGGAACTGTTTGGGATGTTGGAATCGACGTTTACATGAAAGCTTAAGATATCGTCAATTGCCGCCTACAAACCTTTGCTCCCACAAATCATCTGAATTTTTGCCTAAATTAATCCTGATTTTTTTCATGTCAATATGGCCTTAATTATTTTTAACGTATTTATCGATATAGTAATGCCATGGATTATTTTGCCGCTTAAATAAGGGAGCCTGAAAGAGCCAATAGAATTTAAGGTTTGCGGATGGCAGCGATTCTTGCCAACCCGGCCACGGCCAGATCCCCGGGGGAAATTTCAATGGTAACCGTATTTCGCCCGCTGCCGCAGAAGACATGGGTCAAGTCCATCAGGCTTTGGTCAAGGACAACCGCTACATCCGAAGCCACAGGAAAGGGCCCCACCCCGCCGATTTCAAACCCGAGGCCGGTTTCCACATCAGGGGCGGACACAGCCCTTATCAGCTTACGGTTAACCCCAAAAATATCTGCCAGATACTTATAATGAATCCGGTCCACCCCGCTGACACCGGCAAGTATCCATGGGCCGCTCTTGATTTTGAAAACAATTGTTTTGATCAGA
This window contains:
- a CDS encoding universal stress protein, which gives rise to MIRTLITLDKDLASSIALRYACNAARNFDMALSAVHVEDPGPKGRLPGTGWVQRSWETALEEDGLQKIKSLIDMENIKFPALGIPKVRIGDKTEETLLEAHTGNYDLFVEGLLATDSTADFHQAVKSQLLRKMPLPSILVKNMIPLESMTLVLTREHDLGVLMPVLSYFITQSGLPLDVFIWQPNNADVLEFTDTKKNSDAFFTQVEEGLKSADCPYSAIQGVTGPAALLAEEFGPRGLVASVIGRKDPAEDQPCMSLLARMESPVMMFWQ
- a CDS encoding response regulator, whose amino-acid sequence is MEKERTTSIFILDDEPIVCKRLKASLDRKGYAVQTSCDSVKALEIVTHNPFDIVITDLKMEGIDGMQFFTEVKKQHPATQVIVITGFATLETAKESFKKGVFDFLAKPFKLGEIFAVIERAENNIK
- a CDS encoding PEP/pyruvate-binding domain-containing protein; protein product: MAKFWDSKFISRLWGKNKLHAEERSIFEVFSSFRRLLDSNNQILDLMTGMGDKLGGDYIFDTHYIHTSCQEIATLVYKLIHHFNFIVQDRYPGLDDAFWRINSGIQEMLEGKSSLRPDRQCTIADTFITADLEEQVGAKNANLAQLKNVLGLNVPDGFAVTSSAFHWFLAYNGLDREIESLTAQWKEKQISAKEASEKIRAGIDGAALPPGMKKEIQKALRRLAGWGSKKKLRLAVRSSAVGEDGTNSFAGQYTSCINTCVDDFFKSYKTVVSSAYKREAMAYRDANGFEEHEMAMAVGCLEMVPPLVSGVLYTLDPVRPEENRMKINAAIGLGSPLVSGRAVFDNYDVDRETPHKILHMTVGEKKQCLVALPHGGVDQETVPDALQSKPCLTQEQVARLAGIGIMVERYFRAPQDIEFSIDASGKIWILQSRPLNIKEEMSRMVCDIPKIKEKYDIVFSGKGMVAQDGIAIGKVFLYEDGQDLDDFPPGAILVTRHASPKFAMIAKYAAGIITDIGSPAGHMATIAREFRVPTLVDTGIATTKLKQGQEITLDTEGKVVYDGSAKALCYYVFADDNFADTYEYRLLKRVLKKISPLTFVDPEDKRFSPRFCQTFHDITRFVHEKAVEELINLNYYDLKHERSRAQKLKVDIPLDLMLIDIGEGLAPGAGTRAVLPKQITSVPLNAFLKGLTRKGMWNSEPMSVDFKSFMSSLTRTQPPHQTQPGSIGQNLVVMSKEYINISLRLGYHFNMIDAYMGPNPNDNYIYFRFFGGVTDAGRRTRRVSFLAQVLEKAHFRMKQDNDLLVAKTKKMSWERMEESLILVGELVAFTRQLDVKMLNDTYVKKYVDDFWALSSRSD
- a CDS encoding TIGR02186 family protein; the encoded protein is MKPYQKILTGLLLLLTVCLPALVSAAVPGPVTVTPAAINIGASFNGIDIKVEGTIPEDSDAVVRFKSGEQDVALKKKGKAMGILWMNMGTVTFHHCPDIFMVATPESFTKDSDQWKGLGLGISSLINQIKITPAPEDKSSLFNEFVKLKSKHGAYASGFGNVTYQTPADNMKPFSATIAVPSGLKPGSYQVEVFTVKDGAVASKTETSVNVEEIGFPKFLSALAFGKPLLYGIVSVIIALAAGLLTGLIFQGSNEGH
- a CDS encoding sulfite exporter TauE/SafE family protein; translation: MWHLYLPIAGLSINTLEVFAMGGFVGLLSGIFGVGGGFLMTPLLIMIGIPPTIAAASDSNQIVGASTSGTLAHYRLGNVDFKMGILLLVGGVIGGTLGVHVIKILRALGNADFLIQVTYVLMLGFVGSYMFIESLQSLRQSKAPASETIGLNEKPRKESMYMQLVKKLPFQIRFEKSGVELSVLLPLILGTFVGILAAIMGVGGGFLMVPVMVYLLRMPMHVVVGTSLFQILFTCIDVTIMQSTTNHTVDFILALILLLGSTLGAQLGVKVSKKLKGEQLKILLASLVLVVMFKMLFDLLITPDILLAFAGGH
- a CDS encoding ATP-binding protein, producing the protein MPVTIRTKIILGFIASLIFVSVLSMAFGLNIMALKNKMVVLDQFHGLLDNILEIRRYEKNTILYGYQDKTVVELQEYLHRTQSDITNLSDSIGMVAGIDLYSDFKKKFETYKSLIGTGKHQLDTVKVTQIRSLGSDMVAFCEGLLVKKRERINRSLENMVTFSIVAVGGFILCVAILFFFEAKSLLKRLKQVTLATKSIPKGQFKTIKEYAPKHDEISQLIAGFNQMVRELDEKQEQLVQSRKLASIGTFTSGIAHEINNPLNNISLTADGLLEGFDEFSGTEAREMIHDIITQTSRASSVVKNLLDFSRSDRTTMSRICVSDVISATLGLVRNQLMVNKIRLTTEIPETLPAIRGNLQNLEQVFINLFSNAMAAMPEGGDILIAADVQEDGRIRIRFKDSGQGITPENLAQIFDPFFTTKSVGKGTGLGLSIVYGIIKKHDGHISVESVKGQGACFIILLPAVTDNQVDVPI
- the nhaD gene encoding sodium:proton antiporter NhaD yields the protein MHTLLIVVFVLAYSAIAFEHPLRVNKSASALLGAGIMWTIYAVTTGNHHLVTEQLNENLAGTAQIIFFLLGAMTIVELVDAHDGFEVITSRITTTSQSVLIVLIGIVTFFLSAMLDNLTTTIVMVSLTKKLLEKHDDRLIFAGVIVIAANAGGAWSPIGDVTTTMLWIGGQISSTGVVRSVFLASVADLIIPLIVVSFMLRGKTVGEKSEQNAVKTTTTFERNLMFIVGLGSLVMVPVFKETTHLPPFMGVLCGLGVLWVVGEIVHRQKSDEDKQPLTMVHALTKIDMASIVFFIGILLAVATLEDSHILTTLAAWLNRTIGEQSIIVAVIGVISSIIDNVPLVAASMGMYDIHQFTTDNFLWTFLAFCAGTGGSLLIIGSAAGVAAMGLEKINFFWYVKKVSGLAVLGYIAGILVFLVQVRLLN
- a CDS encoding Hsp20/alpha crystallin family protein, with amino-acid sequence MDRVQEITKQNKKNVEQTRQLYRVTPTVDIYENENEILLHADMPGVVKENISVDIDNGTLSISGVRKLEIKGAATYEEFSDVEYVRSFSVPQTIDVERVEAELKNGVLKLHLPKSEAAKPRQIEIKTA
- a CDS encoding Hsp20/alpha crystallin family protein, translating into MFTRISDIDRLFGTMNLLQRKLDNLYGDYGKPSGYRWELESAAPRTNLYEHGDTFEIRAEVPGLEKGDLNVKIQGNYLEITGERGSDAPDGYKTHKTERRVGSFSRSFTLPADVDSTKAEATLKDGVLYLTLPKHEAAKPKKISIN
- a CDS encoding YbaK/EbsC family protein, translating into MLQSGFTGPGKMKSKDENRKMVFEKIQSFLTQSKVNFRLHHHDPVVTVDQAEAIVPHLTVNLIKTIVFKIKSGPWILAGVSGVDRIHYKYLADIFGVNRKLIRAVSAPDVETGLGFEIGGVGPFPVASDVAVVLDQSLMDLTHVFCGSGRNTVTIEISPGDLAVAGLARIAAIRKP